Genomic segment of Euzebya rosea:
AGCAGCAGCGCGGAGAGCCAGCGCCAGGCCTGCAGCTCATCGGGGGACAACCATCGCGTATCCGTCATGCACCACAGTGTGCCGAAGAAAACACTTGAATGTTCAATCTCCTTGGGTACCGTGTCGTTTAGTTGAACGTTCACGTGAACGTCGAAGCCTCGAAACGGAGCCCAAGAAATGAACGCTGCACTCTGGACCATCCAGATCGTCCTCGGACTCGTCTTCCTCGCCGCTGGTGCGATGAAGGCCACCAAGACACCCGACGAGCTCAAGGCATCCGCCGGTGAGTCCATGGGCTGGGTCGACGACGTGTCGGCCGGACAGGTCCGCACCATCGGCATCCTCGAGGTGCTGGGTGGCATCGGCCTGATCCTTCCCCCAGCCATCGACGTCCTGCCGACCCTCACCCCGATCGCCGCGACCGGCCTGGTCGTGACGATGCTCGGCGCCATCGTCGTGCACATCCGCCGCAAGGAGTACGTGCCGTCGGTCGTGGTCAACGCCGTCCTCGGTGGCCTCGCCCTCGTGGTCGCGGTCACCCGCTTCGGCCCGCAGGCCTTCTGACCGTCTCCTCCTGATCGTCGCCGGCCCGGCCCGGGAGGGCGGACCGGCCGGGTACCCCCGTCGGCGGTTGGTGCCTACGCTGCAGGCATGACCTCCACCGCATCACTCGCCGACCAGCTGCTCGACGCCCAGGTTGCCTGGATCCTCGAGCAGCTGACGGGGCCACGGCTGCCCGAGCTGCTCGAGCGCGACGTCGACGACCTGCTCGCCGTGGCCGGCCGGATCAGGCTGGACGCCGCGGTCGACCCGATTGACGTCACCCGAGTCGTGCACCGGGTCATGGGCACCGTCCCCGCCAGCACCACCGCCACCACGATGGTGCAGGCCACCGCCGACCAGCTCCACGAGGGACCCACCGCCCGCGTTGCCCCGGCCGACGTCGTCGATCGCGAGCAGGTCGAGGCGCTGGTCGACGCGCTGATGCCGTTGCGACCGCTGGTGGGCCAGGCGCTGGACCGCATGGCCGACTCGCCGCGCATGGGCACCCTCGCCTCGGGCTTCGTGACCAAGCTCGTGGTCGACGTCCTGGAGGCCAACCGGTCGATGGCGCAGAAGATCCCCGGGGTCGGTTCGCTGGTGTCGTTCGGCACCAACGCCGCGACCAAGGTCGTCGGGGTGGCCGACAAGCAGGTCCAGTCGCTGCTCGGTGACACGGCCGGCAAGGGCGCCGCGTTCGCCGTCCGACGCCTCAACAAGGTCGTCATGGACACCCTGAACGACCCGATGATGCGTGATGCGGTCCTGGAGGTCTGGGACGCCCATGCCGGCGACGCCTTCGACGGCGTCGGCGACGCGGAGGGACAGGTCGGCCGCGACGACATCCGTACGCTCGCCGGGGTCCTGCAGGACATCGTCATCGCCGCGGGTCCGAGCGAACCGGCGCTGGCCTTCGCCGAGGCATGGATCACCATGTTCTTCGACATCTACGGCGAGTACCCCATCGCCACGCTCCTGGAGGAGCTGGAGATCAGCCGGGACGACCTGGTCGCCGACGCGATCGCGATCGTGCCGCCCCTCGTGGCCGCCGCGCACGAGGACGGCTGGCTCGAACAGGCCATCCGGACCCGCCTGGAGCCGTTCTTCGCCTCACCGGCCGTCACCGCCATCCTCGCGGGCTGACCCCGGGCGTGTGCTCTGCCCCTCCGGGGGCGTGTGCGACCCCTCGGCGGGCTGGCGGCGCAGGCGCCGGACCGCCAGCACGAGCAGGACGGCCCCGAGGGGCAGGACGATGGCCGCGGCAGTCCGGCTGTCCAGCCCGAACGTCTCGATGAGGGTGGCGGGGACGAAGGCCATCGCGCCGACCCCGCCGGCGACGCCGAGCCAGATGTCGTCCCGGAGTGGCGCCAGGCCGAGCAGCGCCAGGGCCACGACGGCCACGACCAGCGGTCCGGCATCGTTGCCCACGCCGCTCAGCAACCCGCCAGCGAGCACTGCCGCCCCACCGAGCACGCCGAGCCAGCGGGGTCGCATGACGTCGGCGTCGGCGCCGGCCACCCACGCGGCCGCGACGACCGCGAGCAGGATGCCGGTGGTCCGCTCCATGGGCTGGCCGTAGGTCTGCCGGTGGATCGCCTCGGCGATGCCGAACAGCAGGGCGACCGTGCTGATGCCGAGGACCAGGTGGGGCAGCGCCCGCCGGTTGCGGGCGAAGCCGACGGCGGCCACCACGAGGGCGACCGCCGCCGAGACCGCCAGACGTCGATGCACCCAGGGGTCGGCGCAGTCGACTCCGGTGGGGCACGACCCGATGTCGCCGAGCAGCACCTCGACCACGCCGGCGCCGGCCAGCGCACCCGCGGCGGTCAGCACCCCCGCCAGACGGCCACGGGCCCCGTCCAACGGCTGCCCGGTCAGCCCCCACATCGCGGCGGTCGTGGCGACGGTGATGACCACCAGCAACGCGGCGAGCGGCCCCGCGGCCCAGCGCTCGACGTCGATGAGGATGGCGATCGCGCCGACAGTGAGCCCCGCCCCGAGGTACCCCGCGACCTCCACCAGGGCGGCGACGGCCCCGCCGACGAACCCGGAGTCGAGTGAGTCGTCCGCCTCGAGGTCGGTGCGCTCGGCCAGGTCCGCACGCAGGCGGTCGGCGGTCACCTCGTCGATGACCTGTCGATGCAGCCAGTCCGCGACGAGGTCCCGCACCTGCGGGGCGGTGGGCCGTCTCGTCATGGGTGTCCCTTCCCGACGCTGGTGGACACCCCCAGCATGCGCGCATCTCCCCGCCGGTGGGTTCGATTCCCTTCCGGTCGTTTCGCCAGTCGCCCTGACCGGGCTCTGTCCGGCGGGTGACCGACTCCGTGGGCTCGAGCGACTCACACCGGTTCGACGCGTGCCGATATCGAAGGCATCGGAACACGTGCCCTGCGAACGCTGCTCCTGCCCCTGCTCGTCCTGGTCCTGCTCAGCCCCGCCGTGGGTCCCAAGCAGCCGGATGCACGCGGAGCCATGCCACGCCCCCAGACCACCCGACGACCGGTCGAGACCGGCCCGCCGGTCGACCCGACGCGCCCGTACTGGGCCTCGCACGTCGCCAAGGCGGTCGGCCCCCTCGTCGACCCGTCCACGCTCGTCGCAGCCGACCTGCCGCCCGATCCCATGGCGCCTGCGGTGGCCGACGACGACCCCGTGCCCGCATCGGCCGTCACGCTGGCGACCGGAGAGGACCGCCTCGCGGCGTTCCGCGGGCTGGGGACATGGATCGACCTCTACGACCAGTCCCTGCAGCCCGAGGAGCAGGTGGCCATCGCCGTGGCCGGGGGCGTGCAGACGATCTTCGCCCAGGCGTCGTTCACCCGTACCGAGGGGGTGGGGGAGCCCGAGCGGCTGGCCCGACTGATCGAGGTCGCCCACGACCACGGCCTGCAGGTCATGGTGTGGACGCTGCCGTCGTTGGTCGACGTGCACGCCGACCACGTCCGGGCCCACGACGCCGCCATGTTCACCACGCCTCGCGGTGACCGGCCCGACGCCCTCGGCATCGACATCGAGGTCACCGCGGTGGCCGACGTCGCCGAACGCAACCGCCGGCTGCTCGAGCTGCTGACCGCGATCCGCACCCAGAACCCCGAGGTGCCGCTGGCCGCCATCCCCTACCCGCCGTTGCAGCTGGAGCTGAACACCCGCCTGTGGCCGGCCTTCCCCTGGCCCGAGGTCGCCGGGTTGGTCGACGTGATCATCCCCATGTCCTACTCCAGCTTCCGCGGCACCGGCTGGGACGTCACGGTGGGCTGGAACCGCGACAACGTGACCCGCCTTCGCCAGCTGACCGGCAACGACAACGTGCCCGTGCACCTCGCCGGTGGGATCGCCAGCGACCTGCCCCACGCGGGTGCCTTCACCCAGGCGGTGCTGGAGGCGGGCGTGATCGGCGGCTCGTTGTACGACCTGCACACGACGCCGGCGGAGGTGTGGCCGGCCCTGCGCCCGCTCACCGACCTCGTCGCCCTGGCCGACGGCGTGGCCCCGACGACCGGCTGACCCCTCCGCCGACGACCGGTCGACCTCGTGCAGCTCGGCCAGCGGTCGACCCGGCCCCGGTCGACCTCGTGCAGCTCGGCCAGCGAGCCGGCGAACCTGCACAAACGGTTGCCGGTGCGGTGCAGCTCGACCGGTCCCCCGGCCGAACTGCTCATCCTGGTCGGGCCGCGGACCCGGTCCCCACGCGTCAGGCCCGGATCGTGCCGGTCACGACGGTGGTCGACGCGCCCCCGACCCAGACCTGGCCGTCGGCGTCCTGCGAGACGTGAACCCGGCCGGCCCGGCCGAGCACGGCACCCTGGGCAGCGACCCACGGCGCCTCGGCCCGACCGCTCGCGATCAGCCACTGCGCCACCGCGGCGTTCAGCGAGCCGGTCACCGGATCCTCCCGGAGCACGTGCTGGTCGTCGGTGAACAGGCCGCGGATCTCCAGCGCCACCTCACCGCCGGACGGGTGGAAGCCGGCCAGCCCGATGTCGGTCTCCCGGTCCAGGGCGACGCGAGGAC
This window contains:
- a CDS encoding DoxX family protein is translated as MNAALWTIQIVLGLVFLAAGAMKATKTPDELKASAGESMGWVDDVSAGQVRTIGILEVLGGIGLILPPAIDVLPTLTPIAATGLVVTMLGAIVVHIRRKEYVPSVVVNAVLGGLALVVAVTRFGPQAF